The DNA sequence CTACCAAGGCTTTCCCCAACCAAGGTCTACTTACTTGTTCTTTTCTGCTTTGTTTGTTGGGCAATAACCTTTCACTCTTTTCTTCCCAAGATCAATAGTAACATGTCTTCAAGTAGTGATCAATCCTCTGTTCTTAACCAACCTAGATCTATTGTGAAAAGGGTCATTACCAAAGCTCaaaatgaaggagatggagctgTTGTTAGAAGAAGCATTGGAAGGTTTTCATTCTCTCCCATAAATACTCGTTTTCCCCCTGTTTTCTCTGTTCTCGATCCATGACTTGTGTTTTACTGCTTTTGGGTTCTGGGTAtttattttgatcatttcttATACACTGGATGCTAACTATCAGTATTGTTTTTGTGGGTTTTTCGTTTCAGTATGCAATTGAATCGTTTGGATCCATTCCTCTTGTTGGATGATTTTTCTGGTaggtttttctatttctttggttTCTGTAATATTTCAATTTACAGTCAGAAAATACAGAATCTTATTATGGTTTTGGTTTTGCAGTTTCAGCTCCTGCTGGATTCCCTGATCATCCTCATAGAGGTTTGAGAATTCAACCATTGGtgtcggtttttttttttttcattttcaattacTAATTTAGTTTCTGTTCTTTCAGGCTTTGAGACTGTCACATACATGTTCGAGGTATGTTCCCTTagttccccttttattttttaaaatgagtTGGTGTGGAGTTTGGATTATGAGAAACTGAATTTGTGGTTGTTCATGGATTGCAGGGAGCTTTCACTCATCAAGATTTTGCAGGAAACAAGGGCACAATCAGACCTGGTGATGTACAGGTATTGATTCTGGTCAATTACTAATGAGTACTCTCTCCAGAATTAGATGTGGTGtaatgggtctcattctgtatTGCTCTCTTGTTCTGTTCTTCAGTGGATGACTGCTGGTCGGGGTATAGTTCACTCAGAAATGCCTGCAGGGGATGAGGTCAGCAAGGGATTGCAGCTTTGGATCAATTTGTCATCTGAAAACAAAATGTAAGCAAAAATCTCATTGACTAATGTCAATTGAGTCTTTTATTCatggaattttatttctttttgtgtaCATCCAAAATCAGTTTCTGAAACCAATTTGTCATCCACAGGATTGAACCCAGATACCAAGACATGCTCAAGGAAGACATCAAGAGAGCAGAGACAGATGGGGTTGAGGTCAGAATCATAGCAGGAGAAAGCATGGGTGTCAAGTCTCCAGTATTCACCAGGACACCAACAATGTACCTTGATTTCACT is a window from the Telopea speciosissima isolate NSW1024214 ecotype Mountain lineage unplaced genomic scaffold, Tspe_v1 Tspe_v1.1122, whole genome shotgun sequence genome containing:
- the LOC122648436 gene encoding pirin-like protein; amino-acid sequence: MKLKSIYKRYLPRLSPTKVYLLVLFCFVCWAITFHSFLPKINSNMSSSSDQSSVLNQPRSIVKRVITKAQNEGDGAVVRRSIGSMQLNRLDPFLLLDDFSVSAPAGFPDHPHRGFETVTYMFEGAFTHQDFAGNKGTIRPGDVQWMTAGRGIVHSEMPAGDEVSKGLQLWINLSSENKMIEPRYQDMLKEDIKRAETDGVEVRIIAGESMGVKSPVFTRTPTMYLDFTLKPGAEWHQSIPESWNAFVYTIEGEGVFGSADESPAEPHQLLLLGPGDGVKVWNKSSKPLRFALIGGQPLNEPIAQYGPFVMNTKAEIQKTFEDYRFYKNGFENARHWKSVE